A portion of the Candidatus Hydrogenedentota bacterium genome contains these proteins:
- a CDS encoding polysaccharide biosynthesis/export family protein encodes MKAIPGSGLGWAALIATFLAVAGCTAPRGTIMLDPQGKSKDVTPEEIDRLSGADTTPYLLQVGDKIGVQFRVREFRDGETPWDYRIEVGDNMEVRFSAPLGDTAEYKIDVGDLLGISFLSNWQLNSNRTVRPDGFITMPQVGDIKASGLTAKELEKKLNALYKKTGIIEGDPMITVNVDFSNPDRLENMSRDVVVRPDGAIRVPGLDTDVHIAGKTVAEAGAAIKEAAGKKLSNAPDVSLVVFPFINNTLTTMNGQVTVRPDGKVSIAKIGDVQAAGYSVEEVRQYLSDVMSAMNFNDVEASLDLVQASGARIYVGGETKVNGVLPLEGSPTALSAILMAQGPTEDSRLNSVLVIRRNPNGKPYVFKTNLAKVLKTGATENDILLRAFDIVYVPKKNISKADLFVQQYIDEIVPFDNSLGVSGTYYLNTQKTNTKSRNLNGGFTIVPSNSSLIGGVINP; translated from the coding sequence ATGAAAGCGATACCAGGTTCCGGGCTCGGGTGGGCCGCGCTGATTGCGACGTTTTTGGCAGTCGCAGGATGCACCGCCCCACGCGGGACGATCATGCTCGATCCACAGGGCAAGTCCAAGGACGTGACGCCCGAAGAGATCGACCGTTTGAGCGGGGCGGATACAACGCCCTATCTCTTGCAGGTCGGCGATAAGATCGGGGTTCAGTTCCGCGTGCGGGAATTCCGCGACGGGGAAACGCCATGGGACTACCGAATCGAAGTTGGCGACAATATGGAAGTGCGGTTCAGCGCGCCATTGGGCGACACGGCGGAATACAAAATCGACGTGGGCGACCTCTTGGGTATCAGCTTCCTGAGTAATTGGCAGCTCAACTCGAACCGAACGGTCCGCCCGGATGGCTTCATCACCATGCCGCAGGTTGGCGACATCAAGGCCTCCGGTTTGACGGCAAAAGAGCTGGAGAAAAAGCTTAACGCCTTGTACAAGAAGACAGGGATCATCGAAGGCGACCCGATGATTACCGTAAACGTCGACTTCTCGAACCCGGACCGCTTGGAAAACATGAGCCGCGACGTGGTCGTCCGACCTGACGGCGCTATCCGCGTGCCCGGTCTCGATACCGACGTGCACATCGCGGGCAAGACTGTCGCCGAGGCAGGCGCCGCCATCAAGGAAGCCGCCGGCAAGAAGTTGTCGAATGCGCCCGACGTAAGCCTGGTCGTGTTCCCATTCATCAACAACACGCTAACGACCATGAACGGCCAAGTAACGGTTCGTCCGGACGGCAAGGTCTCGATTGCGAAGATCGGTGACGTTCAAGCGGCCGGTTACAGCGTCGAAGAGGTTCGCCAATACCTCAGTGACGTGATGTCGGCCATGAACTTCAATGATGTCGAGGCCTCCCTGGACCTGGTTCAGGCGAGCGGCGCGCGCATCTACGTGGGCGGCGAAACGAAGGTCAACGGCGTGTTGCCGCTTGAAGGCAGCCCGACGGCCCTTTCGGCAATTCTCATGGCCCAGGGCCCGACCGAAGACTCGCGCTTGAACAGTGTGCTCGTAATTCGGCGCAATCCGAACGGCAAGCCGTATGTGTTCAAGACGAATCTCGCGAAAGTGTTGAAAACGGGAGCCACCGAGAACGACATCCTGCTTCGCGCGTTCGACATTGTCTACGTGCCGAAGAAGAACATCTCGAAGGCGGATCTCTTCGTGCAGCAGTACATCGACGAAATCGTGCCGTTCGACAACAGCCTCGGCGTTTCGGGCACATACTACCTGAACACGCAGAAGACCAATACCAAGTCGCGTAACCTGAACGGCGGCTTCACCATTGTCCCGTCGAACAGCTCGCTT
- a CDS encoding SDR family NAD(P)-dependent oxidoreductase — MDWTGRKVLITGAGGFIGSHLVERLLSQGAEVRAVVHGNMRGSIGYLAGVPNHHTKNLEICGGNIRDGAFVREAAEGADTIFHLAAITSVAYSYANPEETIVTNVFGTLNVCNAARHEHVRRLVHTSSAGVYGTAVGGKPINEMHPVAAHNPYTASKLAADSTVESFYLSYDLPVTTCRIFNVYGPRIGRFLIIPTIIIQLMRGKELRLGDLTPTRNFTYVDDIVTAFVRMAEEDSVVGEVVNFGSTRAVTIGELAQMIANFMGKDMDIVADPERVRPKKSEILRVEADSSKARALLGWEPQVSLEEGLQRTIAWIEAGGYDDVTVPH, encoded by the coding sequence ATGGACTGGACAGGACGCAAAGTACTGATCACGGGGGCGGGGGGCTTCATCGGAAGCCACCTTGTCGAACGGCTGCTATCGCAGGGCGCAGAGGTGCGCGCCGTAGTCCACGGGAACATGCGGGGCAGCATCGGCTATCTAGCCGGGGTGCCTAACCATCATACGAAGAACCTGGAAATCTGCGGAGGAAACATCCGCGACGGGGCCTTCGTGCGCGAAGCCGCCGAAGGCGCGGACACGATCTTCCATTTGGCCGCCATCACCAGCGTGGCCTATTCCTATGCGAACCCCGAAGAGACTATCGTCACCAACGTATTCGGGACGTTGAATGTCTGTAACGCGGCGCGACACGAGCACGTACGGCGACTGGTGCATACCTCGTCCGCGGGGGTGTACGGGACGGCAGTCGGAGGTAAGCCCATCAACGAGATGCACCCCGTGGCGGCCCACAACCCGTACACGGCCTCGAAGCTTGCGGCGGACAGTACAGTCGAGAGTTTCTATCTATCGTACGACTTGCCGGTCACTACGTGCCGCATATTTAATGTCTATGGTCCGCGCATTGGAAGATTCCTGATTATCCCCACGATAATCATTCAACTGATGCGTGGGAAGGAGTTGCGGCTAGGCGACTTGACGCCAACAAGAAATTTCACCTACGTAGATGATATAGTGACTGCTTTCGTACGCATGGCTGAAGAAGACAGCGTGGTCGGCGAAGTGGTAAACTTTGGCTCGACCCGCGCAGTGACAATCGGCGAGTTGGCGCAGATGATCGCCAATTTCATGGGCAAGGACATGGACATCGTCGCCGACCCCGAACGAGTTCGACCCAAGAAGAGCGAGATACTCCGCGTTGAAGCGGACAGCTCGAAAGCACGCGCATTACTGGGATGGGAGCCGCAAGTGAGCCTCGAAGAGGGGTTGCAGCGGACCATCGCGTGGATCGAGGCGGGCGGTTACGACGACGTAACCGTGCCTCACTGA
- a CDS encoding NTP transferase domain-containing protein encodes MASRTYQGVILAAGHGSRMGPFGELMPKPIVPICNKPLLAYQLESMRSVGIEEIFIVIGHLGHRITQIIGDGSQYGVRVEYVEQQQRLGIAHAVGQLERLIHSPFLLMLGDIYFEIDDLPSMFKEMEEHDAAAVIAVKEETDPEAVKRNFSVQLREDGTVRRVIEKPRHVPNLLKGCGLYLFDLPIFDAIRRTPRTAMRDEYELTDSIQILIDFEYPVRIAGVVNWDVNVTFTSDLIACSLHQLKRRNLHELVGAACTLADGVKLRDSVVGDRVAITRPATFERCVVMSDVVIDDGLDYRDTVITQRPRNHSVPGLLQESAHGS; translated from the coding sequence ATGGCTTCGCGCACCTATCAGGGCGTGATCTTAGCGGCCGGCCACGGTTCGCGCATGGGTCCGTTTGGCGAACTCATGCCCAAGCCCATTGTGCCCATCTGCAACAAGCCTTTGCTTGCCTACCAACTTGAATCGATGCGCTCGGTCGGCATCGAAGAGATATTTATTGTCATTGGGCATTTGGGCCATCGCATTACGCAGATCATCGGTGATGGATCGCAATACGGTGTCCGAGTCGAGTACGTCGAACAGCAGCAACGTCTTGGGATTGCCCATGCCGTTGGCCAGTTGGAACGCCTGATCCATAGTCCTTTTTTGCTCATGCTCGGCGATATCTATTTTGAAATTGACGACTTGCCGAGTATGTTCAAGGAGATGGAAGAACATGATGCGGCGGCCGTAATCGCCGTCAAGGAAGAAACCGACCCTGAGGCCGTCAAGCGTAATTTCTCGGTCCAACTCCGGGAGGACGGGACGGTCCGCCGGGTGATCGAGAAACCGCGCCACGTGCCTAACCTGTTGAAGGGATGTGGGTTATACCTTTTTGACTTGCCGATTTTCGACGCAATTCGCCGCACGCCCCGGACGGCCATGCGGGATGAATATGAATTGACAGACTCTATTCAAATTCTGATCGATTTCGAGTATCCTGTTCGTATTGCAGGGGTTGTGAACTGGGACGTGAACGTGACGTTCACGAGCGATTTGATTGCGTGTTCCCTGCATCAACTAAAGCGGAGAAATCTGCACGAGTTGGTAGGCGCGGCGTGTACATTGGCTGACGGTGTTAAACTGCGCGATTCCGTTGTCGGTGATCGCGTGGCGATCACGCGCCCGGCCACGTTCGAGCGATGCGTCGTGATGTCCGATGTCGTCATTGATGACGGACTGGACTATCGCGATACGGTCATTACGCAGCGACCCCGTAACCATAGCGTCCCCGGACTGCTTCAGGAAAGCGCCCATGGATCGTAA
- a CDS encoding methyltransferase domain-containing protein yields the protein MSASSEKSSQRKQNLAMDPGVIDRIGVSRYRLIKLWVADVNGRYEDAIAPHVNRDTVLLDAGCSRGDPDIPSLERAGHAVGCDVDMAGLRANVLVRDRVFAPLDALPFVSGAFDAILCKFVIEHLANPLAVFREFMRVLRPGGIVAVLTPNRYSPFAVMSGLIPHPVKAAFKGFLFGGHDEDTFPTYYRANTPGRLDALMQEAGFRSLRLEMLAGMWAFFIFIRPLALAVRAVERAAMYTPGLRRLSTHMLGVWQKPLTAGAS from the coding sequence ATGAGCGCATCTTCCGAGAAATCATCGCAGCGTAAGCAGAACCTTGCGATGGACCCCGGCGTCATCGATCGGATCGGCGTGTCGCGCTACCGGCTGATTAAGCTGTGGGTTGCCGATGTCAACGGCCGCTACGAGGATGCCATTGCGCCGCACGTAAACCGCGACACCGTCCTGCTTGACGCAGGGTGCAGCCGCGGCGATCCCGATATCCCTTCGTTGGAGCGCGCGGGGCACGCAGTCGGTTGCGACGTAGACATGGCAGGCTTGCGCGCGAACGTGTTGGTTCGCGATCGCGTGTTCGCGCCGCTGGATGCGCTGCCGTTCGTGAGCGGGGCGTTCGACGCGATTCTGTGCAAGTTTGTGATCGAGCACTTGGCGAACCCGCTAGCCGTCTTCCGCGAATTCATGCGCGTGCTGAGGCCTGGCGGCATTGTCGCCGTGCTCACGCCCAATCGTTACAGTCCATTTGCGGTAATGTCCGGCCTGATACCTCATCCGGTGAAGGCCGCATTCAAAGGATTCTTGTTCGGGGGTCACGACGAGGACACGTTTCCGACGTATTACCGAGCCAACACCCCCGGCCGCCTCGACGCATTGATGCAGGAGGCCGGCTTTCGATCTCTGCGCCTGGAAATGCTCGCGGGAATGTGGGCGTTCTTCATCTTTATCCGGCCACTGGCCCTGGCGGTCCGCGCCGTGGAGCGCGCGGCGATGTACACGCCGGGGCTGCGTCGGTTGAGCACCCACATGCTCGGCGTTTGGCAAAAGCCGCTGACGGCAGGAGCAAGCTAG
- a CDS encoding DUF1972 domain-containing protein, which yields MRIAILGTRGIPANYGGFETFAEELAVRLAERGHEVTVYCRKASYEEHLAEYRGVKLVTLGSIHTKHLDSITHTLFSTLDLVRRGADVSLYCSSGNSTFIWLTRMFGIKVILNTDGLEWERAKWNDWAKRYFKFAEWLAAKFAHVLIADSRVISEYYKKKFNRETSYAAYGADIVERGFRPDLLESIGVEPEKYFLFVSRLEPENNAHLVVKAFEGVKTDMKMLIVGSAPFADEYIRDLKSTKDARILFPGALYGDVYKALRANAYVYVNAMEVGGTHPAILEAMGAGNCVLVSDIAYNTEAVAHAGVHFRNRNIDDLRDKMQWLVEHPVDVESFRAEAVERVRTEYDWNTITDEYERIFREIIAA from the coding sequence ATGAGAATCGCGATCCTAGGCACGCGCGGAATCCCCGCGAACTACGGCGGGTTCGAGACCTTTGCCGAAGAGCTTGCGGTGCGCCTGGCGGAGCGAGGGCATGAGGTGACGGTATATTGCCGGAAGGCAAGCTATGAGGAGCACCTCGCCGAGTACCGGGGCGTGAAGCTGGTCACCCTGGGCAGCATCCACACGAAGCACCTCGATTCGATAACCCACACGTTGTTTTCGACCCTTGATTTGGTGCGACGCGGCGCGGACGTTTCGCTGTATTGCAGTTCGGGCAATAGCACGTTCATCTGGTTGACGCGCATGTTCGGCATCAAAGTCATCCTTAACACCGATGGCCTCGAATGGGAGCGCGCCAAGTGGAACGACTGGGCGAAGCGGTATTTCAAGTTTGCGGAATGGCTCGCGGCCAAGTTTGCCCACGTCCTCATCGCGGATTCGCGCGTCATCAGCGAGTACTACAAGAAGAAGTTCAACCGCGAGACGTCATACGCGGCATACGGCGCGGACATTGTGGAGCGCGGATTTCGCCCGGATTTGCTCGAATCGATTGGGGTGGAGCCGGAGAAGTACTTCCTGTTTGTGAGCCGGTTGGAACCGGAGAACAACGCGCATCTGGTGGTGAAAGCGTTCGAGGGCGTGAAGACCGATATGAAGATGCTGATCGTCGGCAGTGCGCCGTTTGCGGACGAGTACATCCGCGACCTGAAATCGACCAAGGACGCGCGCATTCTGTTTCCGGGGGCGTTGTATGGCGACGTCTACAAGGCGCTGCGGGCGAACGCGTATGTCTATGTCAATGCGATGGAAGTTGGCGGGACACACCCCGCGATCCTGGAAGCGATGGGCGCGGGGAACTGCGTGCTCGTGAGCGATATCGCGTACAACACGGAGGCGGTGGCTCACGCGGGCGTGCATTTTCGCAATCGCAATATAGATGACCTCCGCGATAAAATGCAGTGGCTGGTAGAGCATCCTGTCGACGTGGAGTCGTTTCGCGCGGAGGCGGTGGAACGCGTCCGTACGGAGTACGACTGGAACACGATCACGGACGAATATGAGCGCATCTTCCGAGAAATCATCGCAGCGTAA